The Mycteria americana isolate JAX WOST 10 ecotype Jacksonville Zoo and Gardens chromosome 25, USCA_MyAme_1.0, whole genome shotgun sequence genome includes a window with the following:
- the METTL25B gene encoding methyltransferase-like protein 25B isoform X2, which translates to MAAPPDPALQRERQRAADIIRLLTLYRPLLDAYVIDFFAEGLWAQLPPPWQAALATAAPPQLAALLGGRGSPGAAWPLSLLAFAAAARALAFPRGCPGGTPRPPCQSARLHPLLRRHVKPKKQHEIRRLGELLWRLSQATGCDRVVDVGAGQGHLSRFLAFGLGLSVTAVEGDGRLAGTAERFDRELLRELGKRGVPGNESRRTPPRRPPRPLTPRAPRHVAGRLDPGAPWGEFLLPPDPPGPGSAARNPLGGAGGREAGERVLVTGLHACGDLSPALLRHFARSPAVAAVASVACCYMKLSTLPQPPGRPPGYPLSAWVAGLPGHELSYRAREAACHALEEYAGRLDGESGCLRAHCYRAVLETLIRAADPSKKRPGVQTVKKAHALSFPQFPVRPRSPLRPPVLPAQPGAGGRADPPGRGAVGPGRGQQRGRGRGDGRAPRRGAEPPGSRCRARTTIKPGFVQPQSLA; encoded by the exons ATGGCGGCGCCCCCCGACCCCGCCCTGCAGCGGGAGCGGCAGCGAGCGGCCGACATCATCCGCCTCCTGACGCTCTACCGGCCCCTCCTCGACGCCTACGTCATC gacTTCTTCGCCGAGGGGCTCTGGGCCCAGCTCCCCCCGCCCTGGCAGGCCGCCCTGgccaccgccgcccccccgcagcTAGCCGCGCTCCTGGGGGGCCGGGGTAGCCCGGGGGCCGCCTGGCCCCTCTCCCTCCTGgccttcgccgccgccgcccgggccctcGCCTTcccccgggggtgcccgggggggacCCCGCGTCCCCCCTGCCAGAGCGCCCGCCTGCACCCCCTGCTCCGCCGCCACGTCAAGCCCAAAAAGCAGCACGAGATCCGGCGCCtgggggag ctgctgTGGCGGCTGAGCCAGGCCACCGGCTGCGACCGCGTGGTGGACGTCGGAGCGGGGCAG GGCCACCTCTCGCGCTTCCTGGCCTTCGGCCTCGGCTTATCCGTCACGGCGGTGGAGGGCGACGGCCGCCTGGCCGGCACGGCGGAGCGCTTCGACCgggagctgctgcgggagctggggaAAAGGGGGGTGCCGGGAAACGAGAGCCGCCggacccccccccgccgccccccgcgtcCCCTCACCCCCCGGGCTCCGCGCCACGTGGCCGGCCGCCTGGAccccggggctccctggggggAGTTCCTGTTGCCCCCCGACCCTCCGGGGCCGGGTTCCGCTGCCAGGAACCCgttggggggcgcgggggggcgcgAGGCGGGGGAGCGGGTGCTGGTGACGGGGCTGCACGCCTGCGGCGACCTCAGCCCGGCCCTGCTGCGCCATttcgcccgcagccccgccgtgGCCGCCGTGGCCTCGGTGGCCTGCTGCTACATGAAGCTATCCACCCTGCCGCAGCCTCCCGGTCGCCCTCCTGGCTACCCCCTGAGCGCTTGGGTAGCCGGGTTACCGGGCCACGAGCTCTCTTACCGGGCGCGGGAAGCCGCTTGCCACGCGCTGGAGGAGTACGCGGGGCGGTTGGACGGGGAGAGCGGCTGCCTGCGCGCCCACTGCTACCGCGCCGTCCTCGAGACCCTCATCCGGGCGGCCGACCCCAGCAAGAAACGCCCGGGGGTGCAGACGGTGAAGAAAGCGCACGCCCTCAGCTTCCCCCA GTTTCCAGTGCGCCCTCGTTCCCCTCTTCGACCCCCGGTTCTCCCCGCGCAACCTGGTGCTGGTGGCCGCGCGGACCCCCCTGGGCGCGGTGCTGTCGGGCCTGGACGAGGACAGCAGCGAGGACGAGGACGCGGGGACGGCAGAGCCCCCCGGAgaggggcagagccccccggctCCCGGTGCCGGGCGCGAACCACAATAAAACCGGGCTTTGTACAACCCCAGAGTTTGGCGTGA
- the METTL25B gene encoding methyltransferase-like protein 25B isoform X1 — protein sequence MAAPPDPALQRERQRAADIIRLLTLYRPLLDAYVIDFFAEGLWAQLPPPWQAALATAAPPQLAALLGGRGSPGAAWPLSLLAFAAAARALAFPRGCPGGTPRPPCQSARLHPLLRRHVKPKKQHEIRRLGELLWRLSQATGCDRVVDVGAGQGHLSRFLAFGLGLSVTAVEGDGRLAGTAERFDRELLRELGKRGVPGNESRRTPPRRPPRPLTPRAPRHVAGRLDPGAPWGEFLLPPDPPGPGSAARNPLGGAGGREAGERVLVTGLHACGDLSPALLRHFARSPAVAAVASVACCYMKLSTLPQPPGRPPGYPLSAWVAGLPGHELSYRAREAACHALEEYAGRLDGESGCLRAHCYRAVLETLIRAADPSKKRPGVQTVKKAHALSFPQYARLGLPRVGLDPATVPLDSEAVGAMLEQQHKVVAFFSLTLLLAPLVETLILLDRLLYLRERGFQCALVPLFDPRFSPRNLVLVAARTPLGAVLSGLDEDSSEDEDAGTAEPPGEGQSPPAPGAGREPQ from the exons ATGGCGGCGCCCCCCGACCCCGCCCTGCAGCGGGAGCGGCAGCGAGCGGCCGACATCATCCGCCTCCTGACGCTCTACCGGCCCCTCCTCGACGCCTACGTCATC gacTTCTTCGCCGAGGGGCTCTGGGCCCAGCTCCCCCCGCCCTGGCAGGCCGCCCTGgccaccgccgcccccccgcagcTAGCCGCGCTCCTGGGGGGCCGGGGTAGCCCGGGGGCCGCCTGGCCCCTCTCCCTCCTGgccttcgccgccgccgcccgggccctcGCCTTcccccgggggtgcccgggggggacCCCGCGTCCCCCCTGCCAGAGCGCCCGCCTGCACCCCCTGCTCCGCCGCCACGTCAAGCCCAAAAAGCAGCACGAGATCCGGCGCCtgggggag ctgctgTGGCGGCTGAGCCAGGCCACCGGCTGCGACCGCGTGGTGGACGTCGGAGCGGGGCAG GGCCACCTCTCGCGCTTCCTGGCCTTCGGCCTCGGCTTATCCGTCACGGCGGTGGAGGGCGACGGCCGCCTGGCCGGCACGGCGGAGCGCTTCGACCgggagctgctgcgggagctggggaAAAGGGGGGTGCCGGGAAACGAGAGCCGCCggacccccccccgccgccccccgcgtcCCCTCACCCCCCGGGCTCCGCGCCACGTGGCCGGCCGCCTGGAccccggggctccctggggggAGTTCCTGTTGCCCCCCGACCCTCCGGGGCCGGGTTCCGCTGCCAGGAACCCgttggggggcgcgggggggcgcgAGGCGGGGGAGCGGGTGCTGGTGACGGGGCTGCACGCCTGCGGCGACCTCAGCCCGGCCCTGCTGCGCCATttcgcccgcagccccgccgtgGCCGCCGTGGCCTCGGTGGCCTGCTGCTACATGAAGCTATCCACCCTGCCGCAGCCTCCCGGTCGCCCTCCTGGCTACCCCCTGAGCGCTTGGGTAGCCGGGTTACCGGGCCACGAGCTCTCTTACCGGGCGCGGGAAGCCGCTTGCCACGCGCTGGAGGAGTACGCGGGGCGGTTGGACGGGGAGAGCGGCTGCCTGCGCGCCCACTGCTACCGCGCCGTCCTCGAGACCCTCATCCGGGCGGCCGACCCCAGCAAGAAACGCCCGGGGGTGCAGACGGTGAAGAAAGCGCACGCCCTCAGCTTCCCCCA GTACGCccgcctggggctgccccgcgtCGGGCTGGATCCGGCCACCGTCCCGCTGGACTCGGAAGCCGTTggggccatgctggagcagcagcacaagGTGGTGGCTTTCTTCAGCctcaccctgctgctggcaccgCTGGTGGAGACCCTCATCCTCCTCGACCGCTTGCTCTACCTGCGGGAGCGAG GTTTCCAGTGCGCCCTCGTTCCCCTCTTCGACCCCCGGTTCTCCCCGCGCAACCTGGTGCTGGTGGCCGCGCGGACCCCCCTGGGCGCGGTGCTGTCGGGCCTGGACGAGGACAGCAGCGAGGACGAGGACGCGGGGACGGCAGAGCCCCCCGGAgaggggcagagccccccggctCCCGGTGCCGGGCGCGAACCACAATAA
- the ISG20L2 gene encoding interferon-stimulated 20 kDa exonuclease-like 2 gives MADLILNVDFASSERPRKKESGNQKHRRFLQRRRALERRGVLKQKQLPAAKPPPPPPGSGCQKKPGPRGRRSKRRGAADAAGSGPENPNSVRPRPCPEANGAASIAQNGSEETRFPSQPKPAARGRAKGNQKAPGFPPQPSKLVAIDCEMVGTGPGGRISDLARCSIVGYQGDVVYDRYIRPAAPIVDYRTRWSGIRRQHMANAVPFSKAQREILRILSGKIVVGHAIYNDFKALKYFHPKALTRDTSKIPLLNRKGGFPENVAISLKRLTKELLHKDIQVGKSGHSSVEDARATMELYKVVEAEWEQHLMLNPEQE, from the exons ATGGCGGATTTGATCCTCAACGTGGACTTCGCCTCCTCCGAGCGCCCCAGGAAGAAGGAGAGCGGCAACCAAAAGCACAGGCGGTTCctgcagcggcggcgggcgctggaGCGGCGGGGCgtgctgaagcagaagcagctacCGGCGGccaagccgccgccgccgccgcccgggagcGGCTGCCAGAAGAAGCCGGgccccaggggcaggaggagcaagaggcggggggcggcggacGCGGCCGGGAGCGGCCCGGAGAACCCGAACTCCGTccggccccggccgtgccccgaAGCGAACGGTGCCGCGTCCATCGCGCAGAACGGCTCCGAGGAGACGAGGTTTCCCTCGCAGCCAAAGCCGGCGGCCCGAGGCAGGGCTAAGGGAAACCAAAAAGCCCCCGGTTTCCCCCCGCAGCCCAGCAAACTGGTGGCCATAGACTGTGAGATGGTGGGCACGGGGCCCGGCGGGCGCATCAGCGACCTGGCCCGCTGCAGCATCGTGGGCTACCAGGGCGACGTCGTGTACGACCGGTACatccgccccgccgcccccatcGTGGACTACCGCACCCGCTGGAGCGGCATTCGGCGGCAGCACATGGCGAACGCCGTCCCCTTCAGCAAGGCCCAGCGAGAG ATCCTGCGCATCCTTTCTGGCAAGATCGTGGTCGGCCACGCCATCTACAACGACTTCAAGGCGCTCAAGTACTTCCACCCCAAAGCCCTCACCCGGGACACGTCCAAAATCCCCTTGCTGAACCGAAAGGGCGGCTTCCCCGAGAACGTCGCCATCTCCCTGAAGCGTCTCACCAAAGAGCTGCTGCACAAAGACATCCAG GTCGGGAAGAGCGGCCACTCCTCGGTGGAGGACGCCCGAGCCACCATGGAGCTCTACAAGGTGGTGGAGGCGGAGTGGGAGCAACACCTGATGCTGAACCCCGAGCAGGAGTGA
- the CRABP2 gene encoding cellular retinoic acid-binding protein 2 has product MPNFSGNWKMKSSENFEELLKALGVNMMLRKIAVAAASKPAVEIKQDGESFYIKTSTTVRTTEISFRIGEEFEEQTVDGRPCKSLAKWESENKMVCEQRLLKGEGPKTGWSREMTNDGELILTMTADDVVCTRVYVRE; this is encoded by the exons ATGCCCAACTTCTCCGGGAACTGGAAGATGAAGAGCTCGGAAAACTTCGAGGAGCTGCTGAAGGCGCTGG gcgTCAACATGATGCTGAGGAAGATCGCGGTGGCAGCGGCCTCGAAGCCGGCGGTGGAGATCAAGCAGGACGGGGAGAGCTTCTACATCAAGACCTCGACCACCGTCCGCACCACCGAGATCAGCTTCAGGATCGGGGAGGAGTTCGAGGAGCAGACGGTGGACGGGCGGCCCTGCAAG AGCTTGGCCAAGTGGGAGAGCGAGAACAAGATGGTGTGCGAGCAGCGGCTGCTGAAGGGCGAAGGGCCCAAGACGGGCTGGTCCAGGGAGATGACCAACGACGGGGAGCTCATCCTG ACGATGACGGCCGACGACGTCGTCTGCACCAGGGTCTACGTCCGGGAGTGA
- the LOC142420757 gene encoding dnaJ homolog subfamily A member 1-like isoform X2 yields the protein MVKETGYYDLLGVRPGASLDEIKRAYRRLALRYHPDKNPSEGERFKQISQAYEVLSDAHKRALYDRGGERAMKEGGLGSRGGSGGFGSPMDIFDLFFGGGVRMRGRADRRGKTVVHQLSVSLEDLYNGTTRKLSLQKNIICRKCGGCGVREGAQRRCPKCHGSGMEVRIHQLGPSMIQQIQTVCSQCQGQGEWIRPRDCCLTCNGRKVVREKKILSVHLDKGMKDGQKITFHEEGDQVPGLEPGDIIIVLDQKEHPVFRRSGDDLIVKREISLADALCGCRQVIRTLDNRTLLISSQPGDVIRPGDLKCVPNEGMPVYRSPFQKGKLILQFQVKFPEPGWLPTDRLRQLQAFFPPQEEVMATEDTEEVELSDYTSHGGSGRRPYTGEAYHEDDFEDGTRQHVQCQTS from the exons ATGGTGAAGGAGACGGGATACTACGACCTGCTGGGTGTGCGGCCGGGAGCCAGCCTGGACGAGATCAAGCGGGCGTACCGGCGCCTGGCACTGCGCTACCACCCCGACAAGAACCCCAGCGAGGGTGAGCGG ttcAAGCAGATCTCCCAAGCCTATGAGGTGCTGTCGGACGCCCACAAACGGGCTCTCTACgaccgcggcggggagcgggccaTGAAGGAGGGCGGCCTGGGGAGCCGAGGAGGAAGCGGCGGATTCGGCTCCCCCATGGACATCTTCGACCTCTTCTTCGGCGGGGGAGTGCGGATGCGTGGCCGGGCGGACAGGCGAG GGAAGACGGTGGTGCACCAGCTCTCGGTGTCGCTGGAGGACCTCTACAACGGCACCACGCGCAAGCTGTCCCTGCAGAAGAACATCATCTGTAGGAAATGCGGAG GCTGCGGGGTGCGGGAGGGTGCCCAGAGGAGGTGCCCCAAGTGCCACGGCTCGGGCATGGAGGTTCGCATCCACCAGCTGGGGCCCAGCATGATCCAGCAGATCCAGACGGTGTGCTCCCAGTGCCAGGGCCAGGGCGAGTGGATCCGGCCTCGGGACTGCTGCCTCACCTGCAACGGCCGCAAGGTCGTGCGGGAGAAGAAGATCCTCAGCGTTCACCTGGATAAAG GCATGAAGGACGGGCAGAAGATCACCTTCCATGAGGAAGGGGACCAAGTTCCCGGCTTGGAGCCCGGGGACATCATCATCGTCCTGGATCAGAAGGAGCACCCCGTTTTCCGACGCAGCGGTGACGACCTCATCGTCAAGAGGGAGATCAGCCTGGCAGACGCCCTGTGCGGCTGCCGACAGGTCATCCGCACCCTGGACAACAGGACCCTGCTCATCTCCTCCCAGCCAG GTGACGTTATCCGACCCGGAGACCTGAAGTGCGTCCCCAACGAGGGGATGCCCGTCTATAGGAGCCCCTTCCAGAAGGGAAAACTCATCCTGCAGTTCCAG GTGAAGTTCCCCGAGCCCGGCTGGCTCCCCACCGACCGCCTGCGCCAGCTCCAGGCCTTCTTCCCGCCCCAGGAGGAGGTGATGGCCACCGAGGACACGGAGGAAGTGGAGCTCAGCGACTACACGTCCCACGGCGGGTCCGGCCGACGGCCCTACACCGGCGAAGCCTACCACGAAGACGACTTCGAGGACGGCACGCGCCAACACGTCCAGTGCCAGACCTCGTAG
- the LOC142420757 gene encoding dnaJ homolog subfamily A member 1-like isoform X1, which translates to MVKETGYYDLLGVRPGASLDEIKRAYRRLALRYHPDKNPSEGERVGAAPPRPPTPLASPLPHPLLSPPQFKQISQAYEVLSDAHKRALYDRGGERAMKEGGLGSRGGSGGFGSPMDIFDLFFGGGVRMRGRADRRGKTVVHQLSVSLEDLYNGTTRKLSLQKNIICRKCGGCGVREGAQRRCPKCHGSGMEVRIHQLGPSMIQQIQTVCSQCQGQGEWIRPRDCCLTCNGRKVVREKKILSVHLDKGMKDGQKITFHEEGDQVPGLEPGDIIIVLDQKEHPVFRRSGDDLIVKREISLADALCGCRQVIRTLDNRTLLISSQPGDVIRPGDLKCVPNEGMPVYRSPFQKGKLILQFQVKFPEPGWLPTDRLRQLQAFFPPQEEVMATEDTEEVELSDYTSHGGSGRRPYTGEAYHEDDFEDGTRQHVQCQTS; encoded by the exons ATGGTGAAGGAGACGGGATACTACGACCTGCTGGGTGTGCGGCCGGGAGCCAGCCTGGACGAGATCAAGCGGGCGTACCGGCGCCTGGCACTGCGCTACCACCCCGACAAGAACCCCAGCGAGGGTGAGCGGGTaggtgcagcccccccccggccccccaccccacTCGCTTCCCCCTTGCCTCACccacttctctcccctccccagttcAAGCAGATCTCCCAAGCCTATGAGGTGCTGTCGGACGCCCACAAACGGGCTCTCTACgaccgcggcggggagcgggccaTGAAGGAGGGCGGCCTGGGGAGCCGAGGAGGAAGCGGCGGATTCGGCTCCCCCATGGACATCTTCGACCTCTTCTTCGGCGGGGGAGTGCGGATGCGTGGCCGGGCGGACAGGCGAG GGAAGACGGTGGTGCACCAGCTCTCGGTGTCGCTGGAGGACCTCTACAACGGCACCACGCGCAAGCTGTCCCTGCAGAAGAACATCATCTGTAGGAAATGCGGAG GCTGCGGGGTGCGGGAGGGTGCCCAGAGGAGGTGCCCCAAGTGCCACGGCTCGGGCATGGAGGTTCGCATCCACCAGCTGGGGCCCAGCATGATCCAGCAGATCCAGACGGTGTGCTCCCAGTGCCAGGGCCAGGGCGAGTGGATCCGGCCTCGGGACTGCTGCCTCACCTGCAACGGCCGCAAGGTCGTGCGGGAGAAGAAGATCCTCAGCGTTCACCTGGATAAAG GCATGAAGGACGGGCAGAAGATCACCTTCCATGAGGAAGGGGACCAAGTTCCCGGCTTGGAGCCCGGGGACATCATCATCGTCCTGGATCAGAAGGAGCACCCCGTTTTCCGACGCAGCGGTGACGACCTCATCGTCAAGAGGGAGATCAGCCTGGCAGACGCCCTGTGCGGCTGCCGACAGGTCATCCGCACCCTGGACAACAGGACCCTGCTCATCTCCTCCCAGCCAG GTGACGTTATCCGACCCGGAGACCTGAAGTGCGTCCCCAACGAGGGGATGCCCGTCTATAGGAGCCCCTTCCAGAAGGGAAAACTCATCCTGCAGTTCCAG GTGAAGTTCCCCGAGCCCGGCTGGCTCCCCACCGACCGCCTGCGCCAGCTCCAGGCCTTCTTCCCGCCCCAGGAGGAGGTGATGGCCACCGAGGACACGGAGGAAGTGGAGCTCAGCGACTACACGTCCCACGGCGGGTCCGGCCGACGGCCCTACACCGGCGAAGCCTACCACGAAGACGACTTCGAGGACGGCACGCGCCAACACGTCCAGTGCCAGACCTCGTAG